One Deinococcus aerolatus genomic window carries:
- the mnmG gene encoding tRNA uridine-5-carboxymethylaminomethyl(34) synthesis enzyme MnmG codes for MSGWNVIVIGGGHAGLEAAWAAAKFSRVGLLVGNPATVGRMPCNPAVGGPGKSQLVFEIQALGGLMGRLADDTAIHTRVLNASKGPAVQSLRVQNERDAYAEHAQDVIFSQPEIDVIRGEAADLEADGRGGWLVVTTDGRRLPCRSVVVAAGTFMRAVTWYGRQSRAEGRQGEPPSRFLSAPLERAGHVLKRFKTGTPPRVRADSVDFSSLLEVPADPQPRGFTGTPGPRAQESPTWQTHTTPQTHQLIHENLQESPMFSGDIEGRGPRYCPSIEDKVVRFAHHDRHLLFVEPDGIQTSEVYLQGFSSALPPYLQDQLVRTLPGFEHAVVQRYAYAVEYDVVDSTELTLNMESRRLPGVFTAGQINGTSGYEEAAAQGLVAGTAAARRALELTTEPLGRDTGYIGVLMDDLVFKSSDEPYRMMTSRVEHRLLVRQDNADERMTPLGHRLGLVSDTELRRIEAKYERVAAGMQALTSQRSGGQRGDAWLRRPEFSLPDVEALGISLNAELDASEREAIEIRVKYAGYIARARQQLGAEDRARDLRLDGLDYAAIPSLSNEAREKLGRSRPDTLEQAARLSGVRHADIGALLVHLKKRGVSRET; via the coding sequence ATGAGTGGCTGGAATGTGATTGTAATCGGTGGAGGCCACGCGGGCCTGGAGGCGGCGTGGGCCGCCGCCAAATTTTCACGGGTGGGCCTGCTGGTGGGTAACCCGGCAACGGTGGGCCGCATGCCGTGCAACCCGGCGGTGGGCGGTCCCGGCAAGAGCCAGCTGGTGTTCGAGATTCAGGCGCTGGGCGGCCTGATGGGCCGGCTGGCCGACGACACCGCGATCCACACCCGCGTGCTGAACGCCAGCAAGGGGCCCGCTGTCCAATCGCTGCGGGTGCAGAACGAACGCGACGCCTACGCCGAACACGCCCAGGACGTGATCTTCAGCCAGCCTGAGATCGACGTCATCCGCGGCGAGGCGGCCGATCTGGAGGCAGACGGTCGTGGCGGCTGGCTGGTCGTGACCACCGATGGGCGGCGTCTCCCCTGCCGCAGCGTGGTGGTTGCGGCGGGAACGTTCATGCGGGCGGTGACGTGGTATGGCCGCCAGTCCCGCGCCGAGGGGCGGCAGGGCGAGCCGCCGTCGCGCTTCCTGTCCGCGCCGCTGGAACGGGCCGGGCATGTCCTTAAACGCTTCAAGACCGGCACGCCGCCGCGCGTCCGCGCCGATTCAGTGGATTTTTCCAGCCTGCTGGAGGTTCCCGCCGACCCCCAGCCGCGCGGCTTTACCGGCACGCCCGGCCCACGCGCCCAGGAGTCCCCCACCTGGCAGACCCACACCACCCCCCAGACCCACCAGCTGATTCACGAGAACCTGCAGGAATCGCCGATGTTCTCCGGCGACATCGAGGGCCGGGGGCCGCGCTACTGCCCCAGCATCGAGGACAAGGTGGTCCGCTTTGCCCACCATGACCGCCACCTGCTATTCGTCGAGCCGGACGGCATCCAGACCAGCGAGGTCTACTTGCAGGGCTTCAGCTCCGCGCTGCCGCCGTATCTTCAGGACCAGCTGGTGCGGACCCTGCCGGGGTTTGAACATGCGGTGGTGCAGCGTTACGCCTACGCGGTGGAGTACGACGTGGTGGACTCCACCGAGCTTACCTTGAACATGGAGTCTCGGCGGCTGCCCGGCGTCTTTACCGCGGGCCAGATCAACGGCACCAGCGGCTATGAGGAGGCGGCGGCGCAGGGGCTGGTGGCCGGAACAGCAGCGGCCCGCCGCGCACTTGAGCTCACCACTGAGCCTCTGGGACGGGACACCGGATACATAGGGGTTCTGATGGACGATCTGGTATTCAAGAGCAGCGATGAGCCCTACCGGATGATGACCAGCCGCGTTGAGCACCGGTTGCTGGTGCGCCAGGACAACGCCGATGAGCGCATGACCCCGCTGGGTCACCGGCTGGGACTGGTCAGCGACACTGAGCTGCGCCGGATCGAGGCCAAATATGAGCGCGTTGCCGCCGGCATGCAGGCCCTCACCAGTCAGCGCAGCGGGGGGCAGCGTGGCGACGCTTGGCTTCGCCGCCCGGAGTTCAGCCTGCCAGACGTCGAGGCGCTGGGCATCTCGCTGAACGCGGAGCTGGACGCCAGCGAGCGCGAGGCCATCGAGATTCGCGTCAAATACGCCGGCTACATCGCCCGCGCCCGCCAGCAACTGGGGGCGGAGGACCGCGCCCGTGACCTGCGGCTGGATGGTCTGGACTACGCGGCGATACCATCCCTGTCCAATGAAGCCCGGGAAAAACTGGGCAGAAGCCGCCCCGATACCTTGGAGCAGGCGGCACGTCTCTCCGGGGTGCGCCACGCGGACATCGGGGCGCTGCTGGTTCACCTCAAAAAGCGCGGCGTTTCACGGGAAACTTGA
- a CDS encoding thiamine pyrophosphate-dependent dehydrogenase E1 component subunit alpha, with protein sequence MTTSPPVESLATAGIQPFTAEPIRYVGEDGLPVQPLPAAYTPERLRELHAVMLRAREFDRKLITLLRQGRTTFYAQSSGMEATQVGLAHSVRPGHDWVWPYYRDHTLALALGVPMFELISQCLGSNSDPSRGRQMPHHFAARKQNFVSISSSIANQVPPATGTAMAQKYLGTDEITVCTFGDGATSEGDWHAGMNMAGAMAAPCLFVCENNQWAISTNLRGQTASENIHIKAKAYGMPGFYVDGNDIVAVMEVCTHAAGWVRAGNGPALVECLTYRVGSHSNADADAEKNYRTREEVQEWLGRDPVVRVEKLLEHLGHPIESEERAAMIAAVHREVDEQVIRAEATGQPDWRIMFEDVYSDMPAHLREEAAMMRAEQEGGSR encoded by the coding sequence ATGACCACATCCCCTCCGGTTGAATCCCTTGCTACTGCGGGTATTCAGCCTTTCACTGCCGAACCGATCCGCTACGTGGGCGAGGACGGCCTGCCTGTTCAGCCCCTGCCAGCCGCCTACACCCCCGAACGCCTGCGTGAGCTGCACGCCGTGATGCTGCGGGCCCGCGAGTTCGACCGCAAGCTAATCACGCTGCTGCGGCAGGGGCGCACGACCTTCTACGCGCAGTCCAGCGGCATGGAGGCCACCCAGGTGGGGCTGGCGCACTCGGTGCGCCCCGGCCACGACTGGGTCTGGCCGTACTACCGCGATCACACGCTGGCGCTGGCGCTGGGCGTGCCGATGTTTGAGCTGATCAGCCAGTGCCTGGGCAGCAACTCCGATCCCAGCCGGGGCCGCCAGATGCCGCACCACTTCGCCGCCCGCAAGCAGAACTTCGTGTCGATCAGCAGCTCCATTGCCAACCAGGTGCCGCCCGCCACCGGCACTGCGATGGCGCAGAAGTACCTGGGCACCGACGAGATCACCGTCTGCACCTTTGGGGACGGGGCCACCAGCGAAGGCGACTGGCACGCCGGGATGAACATGGCCGGGGCGATGGCCGCGCCGTGCCTGTTCGTCTGCGAGAACAACCAGTGGGCCATCAGCACCAACCTGCGCGGCCAGACCGCCAGCGAGAACATCCATATCAAGGCCAAGGCCTACGGCATGCCCGGTTTCTACGTGGACGGCAACGACATCGTGGCGGTCATGGAGGTCTGCACGCACGCTGCCGGGTGGGTGCGTGCCGGCAACGGCCCCGCGCTGGTGGAGTGCCTGACCTACCGCGTCGGTTCGCACAGCAACGCCGACGCCGACGCCGAGAAGAACTACCGCACCCGCGAGGAAGTGCAGGAGTGGCTGGGCCGTGATCCGGTGGTGCGTGTCGAGAAACTGCTGGAGCATCTGGGCCATCCCATTGAGTCCGAGGAACGCGCGGCCATGATCGCCGCCGTTCACCGGGAGGTCGACGAGCAGGTTATCCGCGCCGAGGCCACCGGGCAGCCGGACTGGCGCATCATGTTCGAGGACGTCTATTCCGACATGCCCGCCCACCTGCGCGAGGAGGCCGCCATGATGCGTGCCGAGCAGGAAGGGGG
- the rsmG gene encoding 16S rRNA (guanine(527)-N(7))-methyltransferase RsmG — protein MNRDGLDLLQRGAALLELDLTAQLPAFEHLFSLLQAGNERLNLTALKTEEDIVLKHFVDSLTCLRGGYLEGELKVLDLGTGAGFPTFPLALVRPNLHFTAVDSIRKKIDFVRDTATQLSLPQVTPLVGRAEMLGRSPDHRERYDRVVVRAVASLPVLAELALPLLREGGLLVAQKGAITAEELNAGRRAAGEVRGKVQVVDPFDLPILGDARTLIVIEKLGPTPSKYPRRAGVPTAQPLFWTPPPRTAR, from the coding sequence GTGAACCGCGACGGACTGGACTTGCTGCAACGCGGCGCTGCACTGCTGGAGCTGGACCTTACCGCCCAGTTGCCCGCCTTCGAACACCTGTTTTCGCTGCTTCAGGCCGGCAACGAACGCCTGAACCTCACGGCCCTCAAAACTGAGGAAGATATTGTCCTCAAGCACTTTGTGGACTCCCTGACCTGCCTGCGCGGCGGATATCTGGAAGGTGAACTGAAGGTGCTGGACCTGGGGACCGGCGCCGGATTCCCCACCTTTCCCCTGGCCCTGGTGAGGCCCAACCTGCACTTCACAGCAGTGGATTCGATTCGCAAGAAGATCGACTTTGTGCGCGATACGGCGACGCAGCTCAGCCTTCCCCAGGTCACGCCGCTGGTGGGGCGGGCCGAAATGCTGGGACGCAGCCCGGACCACCGGGAACGTTATGACCGTGTGGTGGTCCGGGCGGTGGCCTCCCTGCCGGTGCTGGCGGAACTGGCCCTGCCTCTCTTGCGTGAGGGTGGCCTGCTGGTGGCACAAAAAGGAGCCATCACTGCCGAGGAGCTGAATGCTGGGCGCCGCGCGGCAGGAGAGGTGCGCGGCAAGGTGCAGGTGGTTGATCCGTTTGACCTGCCCATCCTGGGAGACGCGCGAACCCTGATTGTCATTGAGAAACTTGGGCCGACGCCGTCGAAGTACCCACGGCGCGCGGGGGTACCCACCGCCCAGCCGCTGTTCTGGACCCCGCCGCCCAGGACAGCACGCTAA
- a CDS encoding aminotransferase class V-fold PLP-dependent enzyme: protein MDFTTLRADLIGTDAVIRTPFGERRVTYADYVASGRALRSVEERVMTLALPLYANTHTEDSATGAHSTHMSHQAADYIRGQLGGDATCKLVFCGSGSTAAVRRIQDILGLTVCSDYRATVLASMPEHERPVVFVGPYEHHSNEVSWRETLAEVVELPLCERGNLDLDALVGALKSPQYARRPKIGSFSAASNVTGLLTDTRTVARILHQHGAYAFFDFAASGPYVKIDMKPGRPDGYDAVFLSPHKFVGGPGTPGLLCFQEHLYHLNVPSTAGGGTVRYVSRTRQVYIEDIEAREDAGTPAILGKVRTALAFKVKEELGVDALTAREHELFARALERLGRNERVKLLGNPHAQRLAFLSFLIRTEGGTMLHPRLVVRLLNDLFGIQARGGCACAGPYGHVLLDIDDERSERYMQCALSNIDGLKPGWTRLNLAPWASDEEVEFLLSAIEFVAEHGARFLPLYDFDWMSGAWTHAQDEAPLDLFGEQRPLTAEENVPFAAYLTEARRILETLAPAGEGRAVPDYVPGDLVFFAH from the coding sequence ATGGACTTCACCACTCTCCGGGCCGATCTGATCGGAACTGACGCCGTGATTCGCACGCCTTTCGGAGAGCGGCGGGTGACCTACGCGGATTACGTGGCCTCCGGACGGGCGCTGCGCAGCGTGGAGGAGAGGGTCATGACGCTGGCCCTGCCCCTGTACGCCAACACCCACACCGAGGACAGCGCCACCGGAGCGCACAGCACCCACATGAGCCACCAGGCCGCCGACTACATCCGGGGGCAACTGGGCGGCGACGCGACATGCAAGCTGGTGTTCTGCGGTTCGGGCAGCACGGCGGCGGTGCGGCGCATTCAGGACATTCTGGGCCTGACCGTCTGCAGCGATTACCGCGCCACGGTGCTGGCCTCCATGCCGGAACACGAGCGCCCGGTGGTGTTCGTCGGCCCCTACGAACACCACAGCAACGAGGTCAGCTGGCGCGAGACGCTGGCCGAGGTGGTCGAACTGCCGCTGTGTGAGCGGGGCAACCTCGACCTCGACGCGCTGGTAGGGGCGCTCAAGTCACCGCAGTACGCCCGCCGCCCCAAGATCGGCTCGTTCAGCGCCGCCAGCAACGTGACCGGCCTGCTGACCGACACCCGCACGGTGGCGCGGATTCTGCACCAGCACGGGGCCTATGCCTTCTTCGACTTTGCCGCCAGCGGTCCCTACGTGAAGATCGACATGAAGCCGGGCAGGCCGGACGGCTACGACGCCGTGTTCCTCAGCCCCCATAAATTCGTGGGGGGGCCGGGAACACCGGGTCTGCTGTGTTTCCAGGAGCATCTGTATCATCTGAACGTCCCCAGCACGGCAGGGGGCGGCACGGTGCGCTACGTGAGCCGCACCCGACAGGTGTACATCGAGGACATCGAGGCCCGTGAGGACGCCGGCACCCCCGCGATTTTGGGCAAGGTCCGCACTGCACTGGCCTTCAAGGTCAAGGAGGAACTGGGCGTCGATGCCCTGACAGCGCGGGAGCACGAGCTGTTCGCGCGGGCGCTGGAGCGGCTGGGCCGCAATGAAAGGGTGAAGCTGCTGGGCAACCCCCACGCCCAGCGTCTGGCCTTTCTCTCTTTCCTGATTCGCACCGAGGGCGGCACCATGTTGCACCCGCGGCTGGTGGTCCGGCTGCTCAATGACCTGTTCGGCATTCAGGCCCGGGGCGGCTGCGCCTGTGCCGGTCCCTACGGACATGTGCTGCTGGACATCGACGACGAGCGCAGCGAGCGCTACATGCAGTGTGCGCTGTCCAACATCGACGGACTCAAGCCCGGCTGGACCCGCCTGAACCTGGCGCCCTGGGCCAGCGATGAGGAGGTGGAGTTCCTGCTGAGCGCCATCGAATTCGTGGCCGAGCACGGCGCGCGCTTCCTGCCCCTGTACGATTTTGACTGGATGAGCGGGGCGTGGACCCACGCGCAGGACGAGGCCCCGCTGGACCTGTTCGGGGAACAGCGCCCGCTGACGGCTGAGGAGAATGTGCCCTTCGCCGCCTATCTGACCGAGGCCCGGCGGATCCTGGAGACCCTGGCTCCCGCAGGGGAGGGGAGGGCTGTGCCCGATTACGTTCCTGGCGACCTGGTGTTTTTCGCCCACTGA
- the parB gene encoding ParB/RepB/Spo0J family partition protein ParB produces the protein MSRKSSLGRGLDALLARPVTDTAPPGSAGGVQTLNIDRIVQAGYQPRQVFEPGSLAELAQSIREKGIIQPLLVRPRGEAFEIVAGERRWRASQLAGLTELPVIIRDLGDREALEIAIVENLQREDLGPLEEARAYQALLDQGLNQEGVAQAVGKGRSTVSNALRLLTLGEGALRALDSGKISAGHARAILAQADGDRAWALEQITTRGLSVREAEALRREGRPRAGAPVKVNPPRTYRQLELDLSRRTGTRVRITGEGKGKVELNYASREELDRLLNLLGFEAE, from the coding sequence GTGTCGAGAAAATCTAGCCTGGGCCGGGGCCTGGACGCCCTGCTGGCCCGCCCGGTGACGGACACGGCCCCACCGGGCAGCGCCGGGGGCGTGCAGACCCTCAACATTGACCGCATCGTGCAGGCGGGCTATCAGCCGCGTCAGGTTTTCGAACCGGGCTCGCTGGCCGAACTGGCCCAGAGCATCCGTGAGAAGGGCATCATCCAGCCGTTGCTGGTGCGCCCACGCGGCGAGGCCTTCGAGATCGTGGCCGGCGAGCGGCGCTGGCGGGCCAGTCAGCTCGCTGGACTGACCGAGTTGCCGGTGATCATCCGCGATCTGGGGGACCGCGAAGCCCTGGAAATCGCCATCGTCGAGAACCTGCAGCGCGAGGATCTGGGGCCACTGGAAGAGGCGCGGGCCTATCAGGCCCTGCTGGACCAGGGCCTGAACCAGGAGGGGGTGGCGCAGGCAGTGGGCAAGGGCCGCAGCACCGTGTCCAACGCCCTGCGCCTGCTGACCCTGGGCGAGGGGGCCCTGCGCGCCCTGGACAGCGGCAAGATCAGCGCCGGTCATGCCCGCGCCATCCTGGCCCAGGCGGACGGGGACCGCGCCTGGGCACTGGAACAGATCACCACGCGAGGCCTGAGCGTACGCGAGGCCGAGGCGCTGCGCCGCGAGGGCAGGCCCCGGGCCGGTGCCCCGGTCAAGGTCAACCCGCCGCGCACCTACCGTCAGCTGGAGCTGGACCTGAGTCGACGCACCGGTACCCGCGTCCGCATCACCGGCGAGGGCAAGGGGAAAGTAGAGCTGAATTACGCTTCGCGTGAGGAACTTGACCGGCTGCTGAACCTGCTGGGTTTTGAGGCCGAGTAG
- a CDS encoding ParA family protein codes for MKVLGLVNQKGGVGKTTTAINLAAYLAAGGRRVLLLDMDPQGNATSGLGLRGAEVGLYEALEDPARAAECIRSTNQSGLDLLPATPDLAGAGVELADDPDALGRLLGHLTQYDLVLVDAPPSLGPLTVNVLAAADALLIPLQAEYYALEGLAGLMETVERVQGGLNPRLKVLGVVLTMFDGRTNLAQEVETMVRQHFGDLVFWSVIPRNVRLSEAPSFSKPINAFAPLSSGAAAYKRLAEEVMSRVEKI; via the coding sequence ATGAAGGTACTGGGGCTGGTCAACCAGAAGGGCGGGGTAGGCAAGACCACCACCGCCATCAATCTGGCCGCCTACCTCGCAGCGGGGGGGCGGCGGGTGCTGCTGCTGGACATGGACCCCCAGGGCAACGCCACCAGCGGCCTGGGCCTGCGCGGCGCGGAGGTAGGGCTATACGAGGCCCTGGAAGACCCGGCCCGCGCCGCCGAATGCATCCGGTCCACCAATCAATCGGGTCTGGACCTGCTGCCCGCGACCCCTGACCTGGCCGGGGCAGGGGTGGAGCTGGCCGACGATCCGGACGCCCTGGGCCGTCTGCTGGGCCATCTGACGCAGTACGACCTGGTGCTGGTGGACGCGCCGCCCTCGCTGGGGCCACTAACGGTGAACGTGCTGGCCGCTGCCGACGCCCTATTGATTCCCCTGCAGGCCGAGTACTACGCGCTGGAAGGGCTAGCCGGGCTGATGGAGACGGTGGAGCGGGTCCAGGGCGGCCTCAACCCCCGGTTAAAAGTGCTGGGCGTGGTACTGACCATGTTTGACGGACGCACCAATCTGGCCCAGGAGGTCGAGACGATGGTGCGTCAGCACTTCGGTGATCTGGTGTTCTGGTCCGTGATCCCGCGCAATGTGCGGCTCTCGGAAGCGCCCAGCTTTTCCAAGCCGATCAACGCCTTTGCGCCGCTGTCCAGCGGGGCCGCCGCCTACAAACGGCTGGCCGAGGAGGTGATGTCCCGTGTCGAGAAAATCTAG